One genomic region from Gemmobacter aquarius encodes:
- a CDS encoding SDR family NAD(P)-dependent oxidoreductase codes for MSRIAVVTGAAGGLGRAISAKLLSDGLHVVGLDIDATGLASMSADLFTGIVVDLTDAGAIADAFAQIGSDQGGVDALVNNAGTCFMSDFPNIPAVELDGQMALNFSGAFHCCQAAIPLMAGRPGVRKIVNISSNGAYNFDVFDPPHYRASKAALDTLTKDLARRYARDKIAVNSVAPAMTETPLFKVLTEDVLARAIAAMPHGHAMQPSEIAAWVGFLISPAGDICSGNVIILNQGRDVR; via the coding sequence ATGTCGAGAATTGCGGTCGTGACAGGGGCGGCGGGTGGCCTTGGGCGGGCGATCAGCGCGAAACTCCTGTCGGACGGGCTGCATGTGGTGGGGCTGGACATCGACGCGACGGGTCTGGCCAGCATGTCGGCGGACCTCTTCACGGGCATAGTGGTTGACTTGACCGACGCCGGGGCGATTGCCGATGCTTTTGCGCAGATAGGTTCGGATCAGGGCGGAGTCGATGCCTTGGTCAACAACGCTGGCACCTGCTTTATGTCCGATTTCCCGAACATCCCGGCAGTCGAACTTGACGGGCAAATGGCGCTCAATTTCTCCGGTGCCTTCCATTGCTGTCAGGCGGCGATTCCGCTGATGGCGGGCCGACCCGGCGTGCGCAAGATCGTCAATATCAGCTCGAACGGGGCCTATAACTTCGACGTCTTCGACCCGCCGCACTACCGCGCCTCGAAGGCAGCGCTGGACACGCTAACCAAGGATCTGGCGCGCCGCTATGCGCGGGACAAGATCGCGGTGAACTCGGTAGCCCCCGCCATGACCGAGACGCCCCTGTTCAAGGTGCTGACGGAGGATGTGCTGGCCCGCGCCATCGCCGCCATGCCGCATGGCCACGCGATGCAACCGTCGGAAATCGCGGCTTGGGTCGGGTTCCTGATATCGCCCGCAGGGGATATCTGCAGCGGCAATGTCATCATCCTCAATCAAGGCCGCGACGTGAGGTGA
- a CDS encoding helix-turn-helix transcriptional regulator, whose protein sequence is MNKPLPPESFYIPVEQVAARFSVSVDTIWWWCRKGAFPKPYHPGGNAARWKVAEIEAYEATMQAGFVTELELYQSGFFEAALRAA, encoded by the coding sequence ATGAACAAACCGCTCCCTCCCGAGTCCTTCTACATTCCCGTCGAACAGGTCGCCGCACGCTTCAGCGTATCGGTCGACACGATCTGGTGGTGGTGCCGGAAAGGCGCTTTTCCGAAGCCCTATCATCCCGGCGGCAACGCGGCCCGGTGGAAGGTTGCAGAGATCGAAGCCTATGAAGCCACTATGCAGGCGGGCTTTGTTACCGAGCTCGAACTTTATCAGTCCGGCTTCTTTGAAGCCGCACTGCGTGCTGCATGA
- a CDS encoding DNA gyrase inhibitor YacG, with protein MTCPICHKDTDPKYKPFCSRRCADVDLGRWLTGSYAIPVTDEEADETLSDGHEDAPPIRPN; from the coding sequence GTGACCTGCCCGATCTGCCACAAGGATACCGACCCGAAATACAAGCCGTTCTGCTCCCGCCGCTGCGCCGATGTCGACCTCGGCCGCTGGTTGACAGGCAGCTACGCGATACCGGTGACCGACGAAGAGGCCGACGAGACCCTGTCCGACGGCCACGAAGACGCCCCGCCGATCCGTCCGAACTGA
- a CDS encoding ribonuclease E/G, producing the protein MKGRVVLIDEIAGRPAAALVVDGQLEDLLIDPEGDVVLPGAIFRAVADRPVKGQGGIFVKLPGGSGFLRQISGISPGQRLLVQVTGPTEPGKAVPVTVRLLFKSRYAIITPAAPGLNVSRRIRDEELRETLTALATEAMAGAPEDMGLILRSACADAEADEIADDILAVKSLALAVLADTDGSPELLVDGPGAHETAWRDWADPAPDEVVEGGFADAGVAEMLDALRDPRVALTGGGHMMIEPTRALVAVDINTGPDTSPAASLKVNIAAARDLPRQLRLRGLGGQVVVDFAPLPKKDRAILDQVIRAAFKHEAAETNLAGWTALGLYEMTRKRDRLPLEAVLP; encoded by the coding sequence ATGAAGGGCCGCGTTGTCCTGATCGACGAAATCGCCGGACGCCCTGCCGCCGCCCTCGTGGTCGACGGCCAGCTCGAAGACCTGCTGATCGACCCCGAAGGCGACGTCGTCCTGCCCGGCGCGATCTTTCGCGCAGTTGCCGACCGTCCTGTAAAAGGCCAAGGTGGCATTTTCGTCAAACTGCCCGGCGGCTCGGGCTTTTTGCGCCAGATTTCGGGCATCAGCCCCGGCCAGCGCCTTCTTGTGCAGGTGACCGGCCCTACCGAACCGGGCAAGGCCGTGCCCGTCACCGTCCGACTGCTGTTCAAATCGCGCTACGCGATCATCACCCCCGCGGCCCCCGGCCTCAACGTCTCGCGCCGCATCCGCGACGAGGAGTTGCGCGAAACCCTCACTGCCCTAGCGACCGAAGCCATGGCGGGCGCGCCCGAAGACATGGGCCTGATCCTGCGCTCGGCCTGTGCCGATGCCGAAGCGGATGAAATCGCCGACGACATCCTAGCCGTCAAAAGCCTCGCCCTTGCGGTGCTGGCCGATACCGATGGCAGCCCCGAACTGCTGGTCGATGGACCCGGCGCCCACGAAACCGCATGGCGCGATTGGGCCGATCCCGCCCCCGACGAGGTGGTCGAAGGCGGTTTCGCCGATGCAGGTGTCGCCGAGATGCTCGACGCGCTGCGCGACCCTCGCGTCGCGCTGACAGGGGGCGGCCATATGATGATCGAACCCACCCGCGCGCTTGTCGCGGTCGACATCAACACCGGCCCCGACACCAGCCCTGCCGCGAGCCTCAAGGTGAACATCGCCGCCGCCCGCGACCTGCCCCGCCAGTTGCGCCTGCGCGGGCTTGGCGGTCAGGTGGTCGTCGATTTCGCGCCCTTGCCCAAGAAAGACCGCGCCATCCTCGATCAGGTGATCCGCGCCGCTTTCAAGCACGAAGCCGCCGAGACGAACCTCGCGGGCTGGACCGCACTCGGCCTATACGAGATGACCCGAAAACGCGACCGTCTGCCGTTGGAGGCTGTTCTGCCGTGA
- the infA gene encoding translation initiation factor IF-1: MAKEDILEFPGVVKELLPNATFRVELDNGHELIAVMAGKMRKNRIRVLAGDKVQVEMTPYDLSKGRINYRFK; this comes from the coding sequence ATGGCTAAGGAAGACATCCTCGAATTCCCGGGCGTCGTAAAGGAACTCCTGCCGAACGCGACATTCAGGGTCGAGCTGGACAACGGCCATGAACTGATCGCGGTGATGGCGGGCAAGATGCGCAAGAACCGCATCCGCGTGCTTGCAGGTGACAAGGTTCAGGTGGAAATGACCCCCTACGACCTGTCCAAGGGCCGCATCAACTACCGTTTCAAGTGA
- a CDS encoding GNAT family N-acetyltransferase, which yields MTRPLPEGITVRALSGAELEAALDDVARLRIAVFRDWPYLYDGSLAYEREYLATYRDSPKALLVGAFFGEVLVGASTSTPMEDHAAEFAAPLAARGIPLESILYGAESVLLPEYRGKGLGHRFFDLREDHARALGRSHVAFCSVKRPDDHPLKPPSARTNDAFWAGRGYEPLPGVLAEFAWKDVGEDHETTKPLQFWMRAL from the coding sequence ATGACGCGCCCGCTGCCCGAAGGCATCACCGTCCGCGCCCTGTCGGGGGCCGAACTGGAAGCCGCCCTCGACGATGTGGCGCGGCTAAGGATCGCGGTGTTCCGCGACTGGCCCTACCTTTACGACGGCTCGCTGGCCTATGAGCGCGAGTATCTGGCGACCTATCGCGACAGCCCCAAGGCTTTGCTCGTCGGGGCCTTCTTCGGCGAGGTGCTGGTGGGCGCCTCGACCTCGACCCCGATGGAAGACCACGCCGCCGAATTCGCCGCCCCCCTCGCCGCGCGGGGCATCCCGCTGGAAAGCATCCTCTACGGCGCGGAATCGGTGCTTTTGCCCGAATATCGCGGCAAGGGTCTCGGCCACCGCTTCTTCGACCTGCGCGAGGATCACGCCCGCGCCCTCGGTCGCAGCCATGTCGCCTTCTGCTCGGTCAAGCGTCCCGACGACCACCCGCTCAAACCCCCAAGCGCCCGCACCAATGATGCCTTCTGGGCCGGGCGCGGCTACGAACCCCTGCCCGGTGTGCTGGCCGAATTTGCGTGGAAAGACGTGGGCGAGGATCACGAGACGACAAAACCGCTGCAATTCTGGATGCGGGCACTTTGA
- a CDS encoding ketosteroid isomerase-related protein, producing MSFDKTVGLLSRYYAAFNASDVDGMLQCVSEDVEHRVNEGGIRHGRAKFAEFCGHMGVSYREELKDLVILANMDGSRGAAEFVVHGEYLKTDPGLPEAKGQRYVLPAGGFFEIRGGKIVRITTFYNLNDWTRQVSA from the coding sequence ATGAGCTTTGACAAGACCGTTGGTCTGCTATCCCGCTACTACGCTGCCTTCAACGCGAGTGACGTTGACGGAATGCTGCAATGCGTGTCCGAAGATGTCGAACATCGCGTGAACGAGGGCGGAATCCGCCATGGCCGTGCGAAATTCGCCGAGTTCTGCGGGCATATGGGAGTGAGCTACCGCGAGGAGTTGAAAGATTTGGTGATCCTCGCCAACATGGATGGGTCGCGCGGGGCGGCGGAATTCGTGGTGCATGGCGAATATCTCAAGACCGATCCGGGATTGCCCGAGGCCAAGGGGCAGCGCTACGTGCTGCCCGCCGGAGGGTTCTTTGAGATCAGGGGCGGCAAGATCGTCCGCATCACCACCTTCTACAATCTGAACGACTGGACCCGGCAGGTTTCGGCATGA
- a CDS encoding arsenate-mycothiol transferase ArsC: MAEGLMKRLYGQRAYVQSAGVKNDMEVDGFSIAVCQELGIELSRHRSRSFEEMKEWGDDLSQFDLIVALSPASQRMALELTRFYHLEVEYWPILDPTGLGEGREAKLSAYRQARDQIRDRMLQRFGPPTEPEGDKP; this comes from the coding sequence ATGGCCGAGGGGCTGATGAAGCGATTGTACGGCCAGCGCGCCTACGTCCAGTCGGCGGGCGTCAAGAACGACATGGAGGTGGACGGCTTTTCCATCGCCGTCTGTCAGGAACTGGGGATCGAACTGTCGCGCCACCGGTCCCGCAGTTTCGAGGAAATGAAGGAATGGGGGGACGACCTGTCGCAATTCGACCTGATCGTCGCGCTGTCGCCCGCAAGCCAGCGCATGGCGCTGGAGTTGACGCGGTTCTACCATCTGGAGGTGGAATATTGGCCGATCCTCGACCCGACGGGATTGGGCGAGGGGCGCGAGGCCAAGCTGTCGGCCTATCGTCAGGCGCGTGACCAAATACGGGACCGCATGTTGCAACGCTTCGGACCGCCCACCGAGCCGGAAGGAGACAAGCCATGA
- a CDS encoding UPF0262 family protein, with translation MTNRICHIEIDEKGLARPTPEIEQERRVAVFDLLEENSFALPVRDGRVTPLGPYRLSLAIREGRLVFDIATEDTVKVGEFHLSLGPFRQVVKDYFQICESYFEAVKRLPPSQIEAIDMARRGIHNEGARVLQERLTGKAEVDIDTARRLFTLICVLHWG, from the coding sequence ATGACCAACCGCATCTGCCATATCGAGATCGACGAAAAGGGCCTCGCCCGCCCCACGCCGGAAATCGAGCAGGAACGGCGCGTGGCCGTGTTCGACCTCTTGGAAGAAAACTCCTTCGCCCTGCCTGTCCGTGACGGGCGCGTCACCCCTCTTGGCCCCTACCGCCTGTCGCTGGCCATCCGCGAGGGGCGGCTTGTCTTTGACATCGCCACCGAAGACACGGTCAAGGTGGGCGAATTCCACCTGTCGCTCGGCCCCTTCCGGCAGGTGGTGAAAGACTATTTCCAGATTTGCGAAAGCTATTTCGAAGCCGTCAAACGCCTGCCCCCCAGCCAGATCGAAGCCATCGACATGGCGCGGCGCGGCATCCACAACGAAGGCGCGCGCGTGTTGCAGGAACGGCTGACCGGCAAGGCCGAGGTCGACATCGACACCGCCCGCCGCCTGTTCACCCTGATCTGCGTCCTGCATTGGGGCTGA
- a CDS encoding GIY-YIG nuclease family protein: MGFGRSIELFLVDGRPEGLLTAKVFNWTGQVLKAPRLAIREALGRSEARFTGVYILLGERDGGNLAYVGEGEEISERIKSHEANKDWWTDVVFITTSANELNKAHVKYLESRLVELARIAAYCPLENGNNPPRPSLSEAARANMEEFLDTLLMVLPTLGIELFRNRARISNLVNPSQPASATADEVLFRIQNPNFGVDAKARLANDEFIVLAGSIIRRWIGKGEHSFGYRELQAKLFEGGLAQETDAAHAVLAVDYAFNSPSAAAAVVLGRPANGRTEWVTSNTGMQFKDWEEAELNRMAP; encoded by the coding sequence ATGGGATTTGGGCGTTCGATAGAGTTGTTTCTTGTTGATGGGCGTCCTGAAGGGCTGCTCACAGCCAAGGTTTTCAATTGGACGGGCCAAGTGCTCAAAGCGCCCCGTCTCGCCATACGCGAAGCACTTGGCCGTTCGGAAGCACGTTTTACGGGTGTGTATATCCTTCTTGGCGAACGTGACGGCGGGAATCTCGCTTACGTGGGCGAAGGTGAAGAAATATCTGAACGGATCAAATCTCACGAAGCCAATAAGGACTGGTGGACTGACGTTGTGTTTATCACAACTTCCGCCAACGAACTCAACAAAGCACACGTAAAATACCTCGAATCGCGTCTCGTGGAACTTGCGCGCATCGCGGCGTATTGCCCGCTAGAAAACGGCAATAATCCGCCACGACCCAGCCTCAGCGAGGCGGCGCGAGCAAACATGGAAGAGTTTCTGGACACGCTTCTGATGGTTCTGCCCACTCTCGGAATTGAACTGTTCAGAAACCGCGCGCGCATCTCGAACCTTGTGAATCCAAGCCAGCCCGCTTCCGCTACCGCCGACGAAGTATTGTTCCGAATTCAAAACCCGAATTTCGGAGTCGATGCCAAAGCCAGACTTGCCAACGACGAGTTTATCGTTCTCGCGGGTTCGATCATCCGTCGATGGATCGGCAAGGGTGAACACAGCTTTGGTTACAGAGAATTGCAGGCCAAGCTTTTTGAAGGGGGACTCGCGCAAGAGACAGATGCCGCACATGCTGTTCTGGCTGTTGATTACGCGTTCAACTCCCCGTCAGCCGCTGCTGCCGTGGTTCTGGGACGACCAGCTAATGGACGTACTGAATGGGTAACGTCGAACACCGGTATGCAGTTCAAAGACTGGGAAGAAGCCGAACTGAACCGGATGGCTCCATGA
- the hisD gene encoding histidinol dehydrogenase — protein sequence MTFFLATTDADFESAFTALLGMKREEAEDVDHAVAAIIADVRARGDAALIDLTARFDRMEVTADRLAFSPAEIEAEIAKVSPEDRAALELAAARIRDYHARQLPEDRSWTDAAGATLGWRWTPVSAAGLYVPGGLASYPSSVLMNAIPAKVAGVKRLVVTCPTPGGVVNPLVLLAARIAGVDTVYRVGGAQAVAALAYGTATIQPVDKITGPGNAYVAAAKRRVFGRVGIDMIAGPSEVLVIAEAGNDPDWIALDLLSQAEHDESAQAILITPDAAFGHAVAGAVAKRLETLDRRAIAGASWRDNGAVIVVRDLDEAAALANRIAPEHLEIMVDDAEALAAKIPHAGAIFLGPWTPEAIGDYVGGPNHVLPTARSARFSSGLNVLDFMKRTTMARMTPEALAAIGPAAERLAISESLQAHGLSVRARLDRLNRSE from the coding sequence ATGACCTTCTTTCTTGCGACCACCGATGCCGATTTCGAATCCGCCTTCACCGCCCTTCTGGGCATGAAGCGCGAAGAGGCCGAAGATGTGGATCACGCCGTGGCCGCCATCATCGCCGATGTGCGCGCACGCGGCGATGCGGCGCTGATCGACCTGACCGCCCGCTTCGACCGGATGGAGGTGACAGCCGACCGCCTCGCCTTTTCGCCCGCCGAGATCGAGGCCGAAATCGCCAAGGTCTCGCCCGAGGATCGCGCGGCACTCGAACTCGCCGCAGCCCGCATCCGCGACTATCACGCGCGGCAACTGCCCGAAGACCGAAGCTGGACCGATGCCGCAGGCGCAACCCTCGGCTGGCGCTGGACGCCGGTTTCGGCGGCGGGGCTTTACGTGCCGGGGGGGCTGGCCTCTTATCCGTCGTCGGTGCTGATGAACGCCATTCCGGCCAAGGTCGCAGGCGTGAAACGCCTTGTCGTGACCTGCCCCACACCGGGCGGGGTGGTCAATCCGCTGGTGCTGCTGGCCGCCCGCATCGCGGGGGTTGACACGGTCTATCGCGTTGGCGGCGCACAGGCTGTCGCCGCCCTTGCCTATGGCACCGCAACGATCCAGCCGGTCGACAAGATCACCGGCCCCGGCAACGCCTATGTCGCCGCCGCCAAGCGCCGCGTCTTTGGCCGCGTGGGTATCGACATGATCGCAGGGCCGTCGGAAGTGCTGGTGATCGCCGAGGCGGGGAATGACCCCGACTGGATCGCGCTCGACCTTTTGTCACAGGCCGAACATGACGAAAGCGCGCAAGCCATCCTGATCACCCCCGATGCCGCCTTTGGCCATGCGGTGGCAGGTGCCGTGGCCAAGCGGCTGGAAACGCTCGACCGCCGCGCGATTGCGGGGGCATCATGGCGCGACAATGGCGCGGTGATCGTGGTGCGCGATCTGGACGAGGCGGCGGCTCTCGCCAACCGCATCGCGCCCGAACACCTTGAAATCATGGTCGACGATGCCGAGGCACTGGCCGCCAAAATCCCCCATGCCGGCGCAATCTTCCTTGGCCCTTGGACGCCCGAGGCGATTGGCGACTATGTCGGCGGCCCGAACCACGTGCTCCCCACCGCCCGCTCGGCGCGGTTCTCGTCGGGGCTGAACGTGCTCGATTTCATGAAACGCACGACCATGGCGCGGATGACCCCCGAGGCGCTGGCCGCCATCGGCCCCGCCGCCGAACGGCTTGCAATATCCGAAAGTTTGCAGGCACATGGGCTGAGCGTGCGGGCAAGGTTGGACCGGCTGAACCGGAGCGAATAA
- the ybeY gene encoding rRNA maturation RNase YbeY gives MDGIVDIVIEDARWEALGLEALAGRACGAALAGLGLEAQGFSVVVMGCDDARIAVLNADFRGKPQPTNVLSWPSEERAAEVFGDLPEPPEAGTADDPVELGDIAIAYETCAREAAEQGKPVADHVTHLLVHGLLHCLGYDHVDDEDAAVMEAAEVRILASLGLSDPYS, from the coding sequence ATGGATGGGATCGTGGATATCGTTATCGAGGATGCGCGCTGGGAGGCGCTGGGGCTGGAGGCTTTGGCCGGGCGGGCCTGCGGCGCTGCGCTGGCGGGCCTCGGGCTGGAGGCGCAGGGTTTTTCGGTCGTGGTCATGGGCTGCGACGATGCGCGGATCGCGGTGCTGAACGCCGATTTCCGTGGCAAGCCGCAGCCGACCAATGTGCTGTCGTGGCCATCGGAAGAGCGGGCCGCCGAAGTGTTCGGCGATCTGCCCGAACCGCCCGAAGCGGGAACGGCGGATGATCCGGTGGAACTGGGTGACATCGCAATCGCTTACGAGACTTGCGCGCGCGAGGCGGCAGAGCAGGGCAAGCCGGTGGCGGACCATGTCACGCATCTGCTGGTGCACGGTCTGCTCCATTGTCTGGGCTATGACCATGTGGATGACGAGGATGCGGCGGTGATGGAAGCGGCCGAGGTGAGAATACTTGCCTCGCTCGGGCTTTCGGACCCATATTCATAA
- a CDS encoding transporter associated domain-containing protein has protein sequence MGSSSDGSQQASHDDEAEPAQRGFFGRLLSAFNPGADQAEGGGGPAQASASPGGLPGLSALRRLRVDDVAVPKVEIVAVPLDIGKDDLVAVFREHGFSRLPVYKGTLDHPQGLVLLKDLALQHGFGTAGRWSLKRLLRPVLYAPPSMPIGVLLQKMQRERVHMALVIDEYGGVDGLVTIEDLIETVIGEIEDEHDEEEGALWKEEKPGVFLCMANAPLEEIETAIGLRLRTDEDDEEIDTLGGIVFLRTGRVPARGEIVPHESGAEFEVVDADPRRIKRVRIRLPEVVDAASAAAEQAALE, from the coding sequence ATGGGCAGTAGCAGTGACGGGTCGCAGCAGGCGTCCCATGATGACGAGGCAGAGCCAGCGCAACGCGGGTTTTTCGGACGGTTGCTGAGCGCCTTTAACCCCGGTGCCGATCAGGCTGAAGGCGGGGGCGGACCGGCGCAGGCGTCGGCCTCGCCGGGCGGACTGCCGGGACTGTCGGCGCTGCGGCGCTTGCGGGTGGACGACGTGGCCGTGCCCAAGGTCGAGATCGTCGCCGTGCCTTTGGACATCGGCAAGGATGATCTGGTCGCGGTGTTCCGCGAACATGGCTTCAGCCGGTTGCCGGTCTACAAGGGCACGCTTGACCATCCGCAGGGGTTGGTGCTGCTCAAAGACCTTGCCTTGCAGCACGGGTTCGGGACGGCGGGGCGCTGGTCGCTCAAGCGTCTGTTGCGTCCGGTGCTTTACGCGCCGCCTTCGATGCCCATCGGCGTCTTGCTGCAAAAGATGCAGCGCGAACGGGTGCATATGGCGCTGGTGATCGACGAATACGGCGGGGTCGATGGCCTCGTGACCATCGAGGATCTGATCGAGACGGTGATCGGCGAGATCGAGGACGAGCACGACGAAGAGGAAGGCGCGCTGTGGAAAGAGGAAAAGCCCGGCGTGTTCCTTTGCATGGCCAATGCCCCGCTGGAAGAGATCGAGACAGCCATAGGCTTGCGTCTTCGCACCGACGAGGATGACGAGGAGATCGACACGCTGGGCGGGATCGTCTTTCTGCGGACGGGTCGCGTGCCCGCGCGGGGCGAGATCGTGCCGCATGAAAGCGGGGCCGAGTTCGAGGTGGTCGACGCCGATCCTCGCCGGATCAAGCGGGTGAGGATACGGTTGCCCGAGGTGGTCGATGCGGCCTCGGCTGCGGCGGAACAGGCGGCGCTTGAGTGA
- the lnt gene encoding apolipoprotein N-acyltransferase: protein MGWPGWRAVLPAFGAGALAALGQAPLGWWWAALPALALVVALVARADRAAGWVAWFAGAGYFVAALNWIVYPFLVDAEDYAWMAPFAVVFLSFGLALFWAVAGAASRLFRQRGLGFALTLTVAELARGYVLTGFPWALPGHVWIGHAPAQMAALGGANGLTLFTLLVAALLAMRRAVPVAGAVALVAAGFGFGAWRLSAPEPVPRDMVVRLVQPNAEQSLKWDAVQADVFFRRLLDLTQEGAVPDLTVWPETAVPYLLEENPQVAQAIAVAGRGSPVVTGIQRVEGWKFWNSMAVIGAGGGVGPVYDKHHLVPFGEYIPFGDTLYRWFGLRAFAAQQGNGYSAGTGPAVLDLGPLGKVLPLICYEAVFPQDLRGVPERADYILQITNDAWFGTLTGPYQHLAQAELRAIEQGLPLLRVANTGITAVIDARGRVLDSLPLGAEGAIDVTVPGALAAPPYARWGEWPVLMLLAGLGAALWLGGGRKSA, encoded by the coding sequence ATGGGCTGGCCGGGGTGGCGGGCGGTTCTGCCCGCCTTTGGCGCGGGCGCTTTGGCCGCACTGGGGCAGGCCCCGCTTGGCTGGTGGTGGGCGGCCTTGCCTGCGCTCGCGCTGGTCGTGGCGCTGGTGGCGCGGGCGGATAGGGCGGCGGGGTGGGTCGCGTGGTTCGCAGGGGCGGGGTATTTCGTCGCGGCGCTGAACTGGATCGTCTATCCCTTTCTGGTCGATGCGGAAGATTACGCATGGATGGCGCCTTTTGCGGTCGTGTTCCTGTCCTTCGGTCTGGCGCTGTTCTGGGCTGTGGCCGGGGCGGCATCGCGCCTGTTCCGGCAACGCGGGCTTGGCTTTGCGCTGACGCTGACGGTGGCGGAACTGGCGCGGGGCTATGTGCTGACCGGGTTTCCCTGGGCGCTGCCGGGGCATGTGTGGATCGGCCATGCGCCCGCGCAGATGGCGGCTTTGGGGGGGGCGAACGGGCTGACGCTGTTCACGCTACTGGTGGCGGCATTACTTGCGATGCGGCGGGCGGTTCCGGTGGCGGGGGCGGTGGCGCTGGTGGCGGCGGGGTTCGGCTTTGGCGCGTGGCGCCTGTCCGCGCCCGAACCTGTCCCCCGCGACATGGTGGTGCGCTTGGTGCAGCCCAATGCCGAGCAAAGCCTGAAATGGGATGCGGTTCAGGCGGATGTGTTCTTTCGCCGCCTGCTCGACCTGACCCAAGAGGGTGCGGTGCCTGACCTGACGGTCTGGCCCGAAACGGCCGTGCCCTACCTGCTCGAGGAGAACCCGCAGGTGGCGCAGGCGATTGCGGTCGCGGGGCGGGGCAGTCCGGTGGTGACGGGCATCCAGCGGGTCGAGGGCTGGAAGTTCTGGAATTCCATGGCGGTGATCGGTGCGGGTGGCGGGGTCGGGCCGGTCTATGACAAGCATCATCTGGTGCCGTTCGGCGAGTATATTCCCTTTGGCGACACGCTTTACCGCTGGTTCGGGTTGCGTGCCTTTGCAGCGCAGCAGGGCAACGGCTATTCGGCGGGCACGGGGCCTGCGGTGCTGGACCTTGGCCCGTTGGGCAAGGTTCTGCCGCTGATCTGCTACGAGGCGGTCTTTCCGCAAGACCTGCGCGGAGTGCCTGAGCGGGCCGATTACATCTTGCAGATCACCAACGACGCATGGTTCGGCACGCTGACCGGCCCGTATCAGCATCTGGCGCAGGCAGAACTGCGCGCCATCGAGCAGGGATTGCCGCTGCTGCGGGTGGCCAATACCGGCATAACGGCGGTGATCGACGCGCGCGGGCGGGTTCTGGACAGCCTGCCGCTGGGGGCCGAGGGCGCGATCGATGTCACCGTGCCGGGGGCGCTTGCGGCTCCGCCCTATGCGCGCTGGGGCGAATGGCCCGTGCTTATGTTGCTGGCAGGGCTCGGGGCAGCGCTTTGGCTGGGTGGTGGGCGCAAGTCGGCTTGA